One Dioscorea cayenensis subsp. rotundata cultivar TDr96_F1 chromosome 15, TDr96_F1_v2_PseudoChromosome.rev07_lg8_w22 25.fasta, whole genome shotgun sequence genomic region harbors:
- the LOC120277472 gene encoding GPI transamidase component PIG-T-like → MAPTRARATIHTSFLLLLLVIFLSCDLLDRIIASSGEASEEEFTEELLLKPLPDKKILAHFHFQSTVPPSDSIGHHHHLFPKAIAQLVKKFHIRELELSFTQGRWNYESWGGSDPMSNINAKPPGVEMWAVFDLPVNDINESWKGLTHALSGIFCSSVNFLESSTAYSAPHWGLRTNSSSMRYGALPREAVCTENLTPWLKLLPCRDKAGLASLLDRPSIYKSYYHSQRLQLFSSDASGIILDQTLTVVLQPNVQRNGMPNSYDRFLQPNWSIMSMFKKKVTGQCALAKASSIFIELEDGLATELEKLGAGESWNNLAFDLSVAPDRVIKEHNSMEGKSSSILYEFKVVKYSKYEPLDVGIKWKLPLVWSCPEAPFHARRFLMGSGNERGSIAFSLQPTQSRDQFLSDSHKCTVRAVIFQVVPWYVKVYYHTLQIFIDGRSVPVVDVVEKISVSPSEDKVSPGSLQMMLRFPCDMNSTALAMDFDKGFLHIDEYPPDANQGFDIPSAVVSFPDFYSSRSYLEGNCLKHPPLLLKLQKRTVLQSYTEVLLVPLTTPDFSMPYNVITFTCTVLALYFGSLLNALRRRIGEEERLLKSKDSKQVGLIPRLLSKLKGRTLESHQSSSGSTASSKPGAKWLFKVIFVAIFAVLWHYYSNID, encoded by the exons ATGGCGCCGACGCGGGCGCGCGCGACGATCCACACCtctttccttctcctcctccttgtAATCTTCTTGTCTTGCGATCTCCTCGACCGGATCATAGCCTCTTCCGGAGAGGCAAGTGAAGAAGAGTTCACTGAGGAGCTGCTGCTGAAGCCATTGCCGGACAAGAAGATCCTGGCCCATTTCCACTTCCAGAGCACAGTCCCCCCATCTGACTCCATTGGCCACCACCATCATCTCTTCCCCAAGGCCATCGCACAGCTG GTAAAGAAGTTCCATATCAGAGAACTTGAGTTGTCTTTCACCCAGGGTCGTTGGAACTACGAAAGTTGGGGTGGATCTGATCCAATGTCAAACATCAATGCCAAGCCCCCTGGAGTTGAGATGTGGGCTGTCTTTGATCTTCCAGTAAATGATATTAATGAGAGCTGGAAAGGTCTTACCCATGCTCTATCAGGCATCTTCTGCTCTTCTGTCAATTTTCTCGAGTCTTCAACAGCATATTCTGCACCACATTGGGGGCTGCGTACAAATTCAAGTTCCATGAGGTATGGGGCATTGCCTCGTGAAGCAGTTTGTACGGAGAATTTGACTCCTTGGTTAAAACTACTTCCTTGTCGAGACAAAGCTGGTTTAGCTTCTTTGTTAGACAGGCCTTCtatttataaaagttattaCCACTCTCAAAGATTGCAGTTATTTTCATCTGACGCAAGTGGTATAATTCTTGATCAAACACTCACTGTAGTTCTCCAACCCAATGTGCAAAGGAATGGTATGCCTAATTCTTATGATAGATTCCTTCAACCAAATTGGTCTATTATGTCAATGTTTAAAAAGAAGGTTACTGGACAATGTGCGCTTGCTAAAGCAAGTTCAATATTCATTGAACTGGAAGATGGTTTGGCTACTGAACTTGAGAAACTGGGAGCTGGAGAATCATGGAATAATTTAGCTTTTGACCTGTCTGTTGCACCAGACAGGGTGATTAAAGAGCACAATTCTATGGAGGGTAAAAGCAGTTCAATACTGTATGAGTTCAAAGTTGTGAAATACAGCAAGTATGAACCTCTTGATGTGGGGATCAAGTGGAAGCTTCCTTTAGTCTGGTCATGCCCCGAGGCACCATTCCATGCAAGGAGGTTTCTAATGGGAAGTGGAAATGAGAGGGGCTCCATTGCTTTCTCATTGCAGCCAACTCAATCTCGTGACCAGTTCTTAAGTGATTCCCACAAATGTACAGTTCGTGCTGTTATTTTTCAGGTCGTCCCCTGGTATGTTAAAGTTTACTATCATACACTTCAAATTTTTATAGATGGGAGGTCTGTGCCCGTTGTAGATGTGGTTGAGAAGATAAGTGTATCCCCTTCTGAAGACAAGGTTTCTCCTGGGTCATTGCAAATGATGCTTAGATTCCCTTGTGATATGAACTCAACTGCATTGGCAATGGACTTTGACAAG GGATTCTTACACATTGATGAGTATCCACCAGATGCTAATCAAGGATTTGACATTCCATCAGCTGTAGTTAGTTTTCCTGATTTCTATTCAAGCAGAAGCTATCTTGAAGGCAACTGCTTAAAACACCCCCCTCTGCTTCTTAAACTTCAG AAGAGAACTGTCTTACAGTCCTACACTGAAGTTCTGCTTGTGCCTTTGACCACTCCTGATTTTAGCATGCCTTATAatgtgatcaccttcacatgcacTGTATTGGCATTATATTTTGGATCATTGCTCAATGCCTTGAGGAGAAGGATTGGTGAGGAAGAGCGATTGCTAAAAAGCAAAG ACTCCAAGCAGGTTGGGCTTATACCCAGATTATTGTCTAAGTTGAAAGGACGGACTCTAGAATCACACCAATCCTCGTCAGGCTCCACTGCATCATCTAAACCGGGGGCCAAGTGGTTATTCAAAGTCATATTTGTTGCTATTTTTGCCGTTCTTTGGCATTACTACTCCAATATAGATTAA
- the LOC120277899 gene encoding sialyltransferase-like protein 1 isoform X2: protein MKRSLRVPFSLLLLIALATAVTLLGAARRSIPSQPSGSPFLSPLSAVPNVTLVRLASADVGVEELRKEVDELIDRELPLPGRGRQRSISLYRSGNHLQARPRSMVRLRTTKDFRVLPEFRRLLQGWIRRLRFQPEVMVELADLVKGSIDRHLGRVEGERRRYGSCAVVGNSGILLKSDHGTLIDSHDLVIRLNNARIEGYQRNVGSKTGLSFVNSNILHLCARRIVKYYSLKLFVEETGKAPEEWAKTHDQKLFHYSSGMQAIMLAVGVCDQVSVFGFGKATDAKHHYHTNQKAELDLHDYKAEYVLYQDLVERPQVIPFLKDSGFKVPPVVFYH from the exons ATGAAACGATCGCTTCGGGTTCCCTTcagcctcctcctcctcatcgcCCTTGCGACGGCCGTCACTCTACTTGGTGCTGCTCGGCGTAGCatcccctctcaaccctctggTAGCCCCTTTCTCTCCCCTTTGTCTGCTGTGCCGAATGTCACCCTTGTCCGTCTTGCATCTGCGGATGTTGGAGTGGAGGAGCTGAGGAAGGAGGTGGATGAGCTTATTGATCGCGAGTTACCATTGCCTGGCCGTGGACGGCAACGGTCGATCTCGCTTTACCGGAGTGGGAACCATCTTCAGGCTCGGCCTCGGTCTATGGTCCGGCTTCGAACAACGAAGGACTTTCGGGTGCTTCCGGAGTTCAGACGGTTGCTCCAGGGCTGGATCCGCCGCTTGAGGTTCCAGCCTGAGGTTATGGTGGAACTTGCTGATTTGGTGAAGGGTTCTATTGATCGCCATCTTGGCCGTGTCGAGGGGGAGCGGCGGAGGTATGGCTCCTGCGCGGTTGTGGGGAATAGCGGGATCTTGTTGAAGAGTGATCATGGGACGCTGATTGATAGCCATGACTTGGTTATCCGGCTCAATAATGCTCGCATAGAAGGATACCAACGCAACGTCGGCTCGAAGACCGGCCTCTCCTTTGTCAACAGTAACATCCTTCACCTCTGTGCTCGCAG GATTGTGAAGTACTATTCACTGAAACTATTTGTAGAGGAGACAGGAAAGGCACCAGAAGAATGGGCAAAAACACATGATCagaaattatttcattattcatCGGGGATGCAAGCGATAATGCTTGCTGTGGGGGTTTGCGACCAGGTTAGTGTTTTTGGATTTGGGAAGGCAACAGATGCGAAGCATCATTACCATACCAATCAGAAAGCAGAACTGGATTTGCATGATTACAAAGCTGAGTATGTGTTGTATCAGGATCTTGTTGAGAGGCCACAGGTAATACCGTTCCTTAAAGACTCTGGTTTTAAGGTTCCACCAGTTGTCTTCTACCATTGA
- the LOC120277899 gene encoding sialyltransferase-like protein 1 isoform X1, whose translation MKRSLRVPFSLLLLIALATAVTLLGAARRSIPSQPSGSPFLSPLSAVPNVTLVRLASADVGVEELRKEVDELIDRELPLPGRGRQRSISLYRSGNHLQARPRSMVRLRTTKDFRVLPEFRRLLQGWIRRLRFQPEVMVELADLVKGSIDRHLGRVEGERRRYGSCAVVGNSGILLKSDHGTLIDSHDLVIRLNNARIEGYQRNVGSKTGLSFVNSNILHLCARRVGCFCHPYGDTVPIIMYICQPAHLLDYTVCNSSHKAPLLITDPRFDLLCGRIVKYYSLKLFVEETGKAPEEWAKTHDQKLFHYSSGMQAIMLAVGVCDQVSVFGFGKATDAKHHYHTNQKAELDLHDYKAEYVLYQDLVERPQVIPFLKDSGFKVPPVVFYH comes from the exons ATGAAACGATCGCTTCGGGTTCCCTTcagcctcctcctcctcatcgcCCTTGCGACGGCCGTCACTCTACTTGGTGCTGCTCGGCGTAGCatcccctctcaaccctctggTAGCCCCTTTCTCTCCCCTTTGTCTGCTGTGCCGAATGTCACCCTTGTCCGTCTTGCATCTGCGGATGTTGGAGTGGAGGAGCTGAGGAAGGAGGTGGATGAGCTTATTGATCGCGAGTTACCATTGCCTGGCCGTGGACGGCAACGGTCGATCTCGCTTTACCGGAGTGGGAACCATCTTCAGGCTCGGCCTCGGTCTATGGTCCGGCTTCGAACAACGAAGGACTTTCGGGTGCTTCCGGAGTTCAGACGGTTGCTCCAGGGCTGGATCCGCCGCTTGAGGTTCCAGCCTGAGGTTATGGTGGAACTTGCTGATTTGGTGAAGGGTTCTATTGATCGCCATCTTGGCCGTGTCGAGGGGGAGCGGCGGAGGTATGGCTCCTGCGCGGTTGTGGGGAATAGCGGGATCTTGTTGAAGAGTGATCATGGGACGCTGATTGATAGCCATGACTTGGTTATCCGGCTCAATAATGCTCGCATAGAAGGATACCAACGCAACGTCGGCTCGAAGACCGGCCTCTCCTTTGTCAACAGTAACATCCTTCACCTCTGTGCTCGCAG GGTAGGCTGTTTCTGCCACCCTTACGGTGATACGGTCCCAATTATCATGTATATTTGTCAGCCAGCACATTTGCTCGACTACACAGTCTGTAACTCTTCTCACAAGGCTCCTTTGCTTATCACCGATCCCCGGTTTGATTTACTATGTGGCAGGATTGTGAAGTACTATTCACTGAAACTATTTGTAGAGGAGACAGGAAAGGCACCAGAAGAATGGGCAAAAACACATGATCagaaattatttcattattcatCGGGGATGCAAGCGATAATGCTTGCTGTGGGGGTTTGCGACCAGGTTAGTGTTTTTGGATTTGGGAAGGCAACAGATGCGAAGCATCATTACCATACCAATCAGAAAGCAGAACTGGATTTGCATGATTACAAAGCTGAGTATGTGTTGTATCAGGATCTTGTTGAGAGGCCACAGGTAATACCGTTCCTTAAAGACTCTGGTTTTAAGGTTCCACCAGTTGTCTTCTACCATTGA